In Thunnus thynnus chromosome 4, fThuThy2.1, whole genome shotgun sequence, the DNA window CTGCGTCCTCGGGTGTCAGACCAAAAGCTTGAGGGTACATTTGCTGAGGGTAACCCCCGTTGTTGGGTATCCAGAACGGGTCGTTCCCGGGGTTATTTCTTTGCTCGTTTGGATGGAGGTTTGGTGATGAGGGTACCGAGTTGCAAGGTGTGCTGCCAGGGGTGGAGGAGACAGAGTCTGGTCTCTGGAGCTGGCTGCACGGCCCGATGAAGGAGCGGTCTATTCCCTGCATCGTCTCCTTCTTTACGCCGAACTTCATCAAGTCAAAGTCGCTGACGAAATCCATGGAGGTTTTCTGCAGTCCCAAATGTGAATGCGCTTCAGTCATATTAAAAATGGTAAGCTCGTTTCTTCAAAGAGCTCCAAAATGTTCACAGCTATTTCATGCAGTCAGTGAAATCGCACTCACAGTAATTCCAAACTTTGATTTCAgctcagagggaaaaaaaacccacatgcGTGCGTGAAAAGCTCCCAGATGATCAAACTCTGAACAGCGAAGTGATTCTGCACCGCGCAGCCTGTTTGGCTTCTGGAGCCACAAACTAAAAGTCCGCTGATGCCAGAGGACTAGACGCACCTCTGCCTGATCAGGAGAAGCGCACTTTCTTCATAAAGCTGCATTGGCATTATGTCACGCCTTCCAGACTACACCTCCACGCTCCTCTCCAATCAAAACACGCTCAAGAGGAAGATTTGCATAAAAGCTGCTACGAGTCCGTTTCCACGAGCTGTTCGTGATGATCATTTGACCAAAACCTATAAATGTCGTACACAGCAGCACATATTCCTTTctgcaatatatatattttttattgtttgactTGTCCTCCATTTTATATTTAGGCCTATTGATCCTACAGGGTGTTTGGCTCTGTCACAGTGTGTATACAGTCCAGTCAAATACCTTCACACCCAGACTTGTCTGgacattacttttattattttcaaggAGATTCAACATGTGGGATCACTTTTGCCTTCAACAAATCCATATAGATATAACTAAACAACAGTTTCTATCAGTCTTTATTTGGTGAATAttagtttatatatatttatgaattTGTGGTGGTTTATACATGTGTTGACAGCCTGATTTCACTTACACAACAAAAAGGAGGCTGCTATACAATTCATTTCACACTATTGTGGTTTCTGTGTTCTTTACGAAGTACACAGGTAAATACTGACACCTTGTGGTCATTAGTCCGCACTGCAGGAATCCCAATACAAGATCAATATCCACTCAAAGCTCTCTCATGAGTGCAAGAGGGGGCAATAGTCTTCATTATTGTTGGATCAAGtcagatgaaaacatttgtaaactGTCATCATATTGTGGCGCAAACGTGTACACAGACGGTGCTCCCTGGTGAACTCTCGCGTCTTccatgttttatgtttcatgGTTGCTCTTTGGATTTGATTAGTTTGTATTTGAGACACTTTCTGCTACTATGGATTATTGGATATTCCCCTATGCTTGTTGATTTCACAGTAGGTCAGCTACGAGTCCTGACAAGCTCGTCAGAAATGCTCGTCAAAGTCTGTGAGTGAGTGGGCATTCGGATTGGATCATGGACCCAAAACTGTTTGCAAAAATCTGGATGAAGGCTTTAACTAAGAATACCACCAGTAATCACAACCCCCCAACGGCAGCTCATCGACAGCACTGACACAATAAATACCTCTGGCATGTTCAGGATCCTCTGCCTGATTCAGGCTTGTCACCCCCGTGGTGACATGACTGCACAGGATATTAAAGGGTTTAGGGATGTTCTGCCCTGAGGTGACCCTCTCAGGCAGTGCTTACTCCAAAGATACTGAAAGCTTCACCGACAAGATAGAAGACTTGAGCCAAAACCAATAGAAATTGCTGTCTGAGAACGGCGAGTTATTGtttaagtcagttttattttctgggaaaagaggaacagaggagaCTGTGTGACTGAGCAAGGCTTTCTCAGggacacaaatgaaaaatgatgccAGCAGGTGATATAACGTATGCTAATCATAGGATGTTAACAGCATCTTCCTTCCTAAACACATTTGAATTTCTATACACCAATATCATCAATATCACTGGTGTTTATGCATCAGTGTAACATCAATAGCGCAATGAAACGTCTGACATCTGAGAACTCATTAGTTTGATGATTTGTACCGTTCCCTGTAAACGCTCCATCAATCAAGTATAGTTTGTAGGAGGTTAGTTTATAGTTTATAATTGTAGTTTAGGTCTTCTGGTCCTATTGAAGGAGGCAGAATTTTTATGCAGCCTGAGAGGAGGAGCTGCCTTACAGGTTAAACTCAGGGCAGTAGTCCCTCACCAACATAACACACCAGACAACAAATACTGTCACTGACACGtctttctggttttctgttgcCATATGacaatctttaaaatgtgacTTAATTCAGATTCAACTAATGCTAACAAGCCAAAATACTTGTCTTCTTGGAAGCTTAATATCCAAAGATATCCCCAATAATCCTGAATTCTGTCGTTTCATCTTGAAAATGCTTATGAAGTGCTACCATAAGTGCACAATTCTGCACTAAATaggacagactttaaaaaacaacaacacaacatcCTTTAACTGACTGGTCAGCACCAAAAATGTAACAAAGGTTTGCATGTGGATTATAGCCCAACtcaaatcaatatttgagaATTTACCAATTAGTATTAATTTACCAATGAGTATGTACTCAACAGGACATTTGCCAGTACTCTTCgatggacaaactatgtaacaGTGACACAGTCACAGGCCCACAAGGCTATGTGCTGTCACCACTACACAAATGAAATGACTGTTCACAGCAGTAATGTGAAGTTGTTCAAATATGCTGATGATATGGCCCTAGTTGGTCTTCTCCTGAAAGACAATACCAAACACGAGGAGGCTGACTTCAGACAGGTCACTGTACTGCAGGACTGGTGTAAGGAAAGtaaactggaaaacaaaagaacttttaatacaaacaaaaccaagTGGAGCCAGGAACATCCTCCCTGTCATATTCAATAACCAGCCTGTAGAAGAAGTAGTACATTTTAAGTACTTTGGCACAATCACTGATGAGAACCTAACTTTTAATGAGAACTCAGAGAGCATTTTTAATAGAGCCAGCCAGTGATTGTTTTTAATCAGGAAGCTGAAGAGCTTTGGCGTTAGCCAACACATACTTGAAACGGCATACAGAAGCCTGGTTGAAAGCGTCTTATCATTTAACATAACAGCTTGGTACGGCAACTTGAGTgtaaagagcaaaaacaagCTCTCGAAAATTGTTAATATTGCAGGGAAGGTATTTGGCAAGTCACAGAAACAACTTTTCAACATATTTGACAGTGCTGTACACAGGCAGGCTAAACATATAACTGCAGGCACCACAAACCCACTACACTCAGAGTTTGAGCTGCTCCTGTCTGGCCGTCAATTCATGGCCCCAAGGACCAGCTGGAGGAAACACTTGTTATTTTATAAGATCTACTCTCTggtattatttatataacctACCTGCTAGTACCTGCCCATTTCGCACTATTGTACgttgtatattttgtatgtttttaatggtgTGTTGTGCTATGcgtgtattgtatgtatttgttgTACTTTGGGAGAAGTCAAAGACAAATTTCCACTGAGGTGGAGAATAAAGTCAGTCAacgaatgaatgaacaaatgaataaatgaatgaatgaatgaatcaatcaatcaatcagtttctAAATTAACTCAAATACATCTTTAGCATTCCTGTACAGCAAATTCTTGTCATTCATCAGTCAGCATATAAGCTGATACCAGTAAATCTGCAATAAGACAGTATTGATATATCAGCCtgtgtcttctgtctctctctggcaTCCTGTCAGATATGCAACATGTCTtcgcttctctttctctctgtatacACAACATCTCTCCCACTTGACAATTGGGTCCTGTGTGTTCCAGTGGCTATTTTGTAAACACAAAGGGCCATATCTAACAGTTAGCTGCACTTACTTTCTAGTTCATAGATAACAAACATGGAGCGAACAAATAGCATTAGGAGAAAAGCCATGGCTAGACAACATAAGGCCGAAGTCATGATTGCTGGAGAACAACTCAGGTATGAAGAGACCAAGGGGGGCGGTGTGAAAAATTTTAAGGTAAGATGTGTGCCTAATGTAAAGTGGAGGGCTTATGGCTGATCTGAACTTCACTTCAAGGTTGAGGCTTCATGATGGAAAACTGATCAAGGACCGACGGTACCACCTGCGCACGTATCCCAACTGCTTTGTAGCACAGGAGCTCATAGACTGGCTTGTGAGCCACAAGGAAGTTCCAGATCGGGCAACAGCAGTCTGTCTCATGCAGCACCTCATGGATAATGAGATTGTTCACCATGGTAAGAAGCACCAAAGCAAGCCTCAGCAAGGAGATACTAAAGGCCCCATTGTACCGATGAAAAGATGTTATAGTAGCTTCATTTAGAGACACATTAATTTCAAGACTTATTTGAAACTGTATGTTGCCTTTTCTTAGTCTGTGATAAGAGGCCAGTGTTCAAGGATGCCAAACTGCTGTACCGTTTCCGCAAGGATGACGGCACATTTCCCTTCAATACAGAGGTGAAAATCTTCATGAGAGGACAACGACTGTATGAACAGTAAGAGCTGATGTGTTTGTGCTGAAATGATCTTGGATGAGCAGGGAAAGCTGAGATTGATTGAAGTGTACTGTCAATCATAGTCATGATCACATATCAACATGATTACTAGGCTGGGCGCCTGTCAGATATACATTGGTAATTTGTCTCTTTAAATGCTCCTTTTAGCCTTTTTAAGTAATTAGCATGTTATGAGACATTCAGATATATGcttttgtgtctgtttcttcAGTCTCATTGGCGACAAGAACTCTGTTCTGCAGCTGAGAGAGGAGCATGGTGTTGCATATCAGCGCTCCTTTCCCGGCTGCCAGTTGATTGACTGGCTCCTTCAGAATGGAGAGGCAGAGAGTCGCAGTCGGGGACTGGAGCTGTGCCGCGCGTTGCAGGAGCATGGCATCATTCAGCACGGTGAGGCGAGTCCTCATTTGCCCTTTCATATACGACACTAGAAATGAGCTGGCTGTCAGTGGCTGCTAGCAGTGGAGGGCCAGCTGGGACTTTTGCAATGTAAAGCAACTAGACTCATCAACTCTTTGTGAAAAATCCTTTTAATTCGAAAATATTTCCCATTGTTGTTTTtgcgctctttctctctctctctctctcactcccacCAACAGTGGTGAAGAAGCATGATTTCTTTGACAGTGGGCTGCTCTATCAGTTCTGCATCAACTttcgccgccgccgccgcctctCTGAACTGTTACATGAGAGTGAGCAAGACAATGACGAAGGCGTGGCGGTGTCGACGCAAGAAGACAACCACTCTGATAGTCCATTTGTTCTGCGCAGAAACCCACCCCAGGAAGCCAACAACGGTTTCCCGTCAGGTTGGAAAAAtctttttgcactttttctgtgtgtgcttatatttgcatattattgCATAGTAGATTTACACATAATCTAATTATAGTAAAGTCAAATAAAGACCTGAAGCAAGTTACCAGTGGGCGTCGTGGCAGCTTGAATTCCCTTCAGCTTCACTCTGCTGGATTTCCTCCTCTTGTCCAGCTGTCTCCAGCCTCAGTGCTGAGATGCAATCCTGAATCAGGCAAGTGTGAACACATGTcttgctatatatatatatcttctATATTGAGGCtggcttgtgtttctttaactAAACCTTGACAGCATATAAACAAATTATTCTAATGATCTTGCAGTACTTAGAAGAAATGTTACATGTGAAGAGTTAATGGCGCCCGGTGCACCTTTCATCAAGAAAGTGTTGACGGTGAGTTACTGTACTGATTCCATTCCATTCCTGTCATTCCAAAGATTTCATAGCATTAATTCAATATAAACCTGATCAATAGTCCTGGAAGGCCTGAAAGTTGGAAATGCCATTCACAAAATGTAACTAAACCTCAGAATGGAAACTACTTGGGGTGAGCTTTTGCCTACAGGCCTTGTGATACCAACATATCATCTatcatgaatgaaaaagaaatgattaaCATATTCAGCCCCCTTCATACTTCACATTAGAAATAAGAACTCAatgtatttagagctgcaacgactagttgattaattgattagtcgatcgacagaaaattaattgacaactattatgataatcgaataatcattttagtttttcaagcaaaaatgccccaaaactGATTGttcctcaaatgtgaagatttgttgttttctttttcatatattacagttaattgaatatccTAGCATTTTGGattgttagtcagacaaaacaagcaatttggaAGACATCACCATGGCCTCTGACAAATTAAACGctgtttttttactcttttttaacatttcatagtcTAAACGatttattaagaaaataataattagttgcagctctaaatgtaTTCTTGTTTCATATTCCTGCAGAAATTATATTATGTGAATTAATTAAGTTTTATCTGCACAAGTCGAAAcaatattatttcatttgtagTGAATGAGCAACTTACTGTATTTCACCATGATCCAAGGTGATAGGAGATGCCCTGGGTTGGGGTTTTGTCGTCAGAGGCATGGCTCCCTGTTATGTGCAGGCTGTTGACCCTGGAAgccctgcagcagctgctggagtTAAGGTTAGACATATGTTACACACATGGCACTGAAAGAGAATTTAACATTAGGAGTTGATAAACAGCACATGCAGTATTTGTcccagaaacaaaaaataagatCTATTTCCGTGGCTTCATCTCCTTTAGGTGCGGCAGTTTGTGTGCCAGGTGAATGGACAGTGCGTTCTCTACCTGGACTACAGGACAGTCTCCAGACTGGTGATGACAGGACCTCGCATTGCTGTACTGGAAATTTTGGAGCCActgaaatgaccaaaaaaaaaaaaaaaaaaacagaaaaaaaaactgtctttaaGTCTTACTTGTTTTGACACAACTACATTTTGCTGGAGCTTAAATATTATACTGTGAATTGTATTTTTCCCCCTCTCGAATTATAGATATAAACAAGGGCAGAGCTCATG includes these proteins:
- the si:dkeyp-97e7.9 gene encoding DEP domain-containing mTOR-interacting protein, which encodes MERTNSIRRKAMARQHKAEVMIAGEQLRLRLHDGKLIKDRRYHLRTYPNCFVAQELIDWLVSHKEVPDRATAVCLMQHLMDNEIVHHVCDKRPVFKDAKLLYRFRKDDGTFPFNTEVKIFMRGQRLYEHLIGDKNSVLQLREEHGVAYQRSFPGCQLIDWLLQNGEAESRSRGLELCRALQEHGIIQHVVKKHDFFDSGLLYQFCINFRRRRRLSELLHESEQDNDEGVAVSTQEDNHSDSPFVLRRNPPQEANNGFPSVKSNKDLKQVTSGRRGSLNSLQLHSAGFPPLVQLSPASVLRCNPESVLRRNVTCEELMAPGAPFIKKVLTVIGDALGWGFVVRGMAPCYVQAVDPGSPAAAAGVKVRQFVCQVNGQCVLYLDYRTVSRLVMTGPRIAVLEILEPLK